The Macaca fascicularis isolate 582-1 chromosome 12, T2T-MFA8v1.1 genome has a segment encoding these proteins:
- the SMPD4 gene encoding sphingomyelin phosphodiesterase 4 isoform X12 → MPLCHLPSRLLHSVLVRGLLRSPFSTLHWRLLWRSLTSSSPAFYWTPAMPFASYGLHHTSLLKRHISHQTSVNADPASHEIWRSETLLQVFVEMWLHHYSLEMYQKMQSPHAKESFTPTEEHVLVVRLLLKHLHAFANSLKPEQASPSAHSHATSPLEEFKRAAVPRFVQQKLYLFLQHCFGHWPLDASFRAVLEMWLSYLQPWRYAPDKQAPGSDSQPRCVSEKWAPFVQENLLMYTKLFVGFLNRALRTDLVSPKHALMVFRVAKVFAQPNLAEMIQKGEQLFLEPELVISHRQHRLFTAPTFTGSFLSPWPPAVTDASFKVKNHVYSLEGQDCKYTPMFGPEARTLVLRLAQLITQAKHTAKSISDQCAESPAGHSFLSWLGFSSMDTNGSYPANDLDEMGQDSVRKTDEYLEKALEYLRQIFRLSEAQLRQFTLALGTTQDENGKKQLPDCIVGEDGLILTPLGRYQIINGLRRFEIEYQGDPELQPIRSYEIASLVRTLFRLSSAINRRFAGQMAALCSRDDFLGSFCRYHLTEPGLASRHLLSPVVRRQVAGYTRGPRLSLRFLGSYRTLVSLLLAFLVASLFCVGPLPCTLLLTLGYVLYASAMTLLTERGKLHQP, encoded by the exons GACACCAGCCATGCCCTTTGCTTCCTATGGCCTCCACCACACTAGCCTCCTGAAGCGACACATCTCTCATCAGACGTCTGTGAATGCAGACCCCGCCTCCCACGAGATCTGGAGGTCAGAAACTCTGCTCCAG GTTTTTGTTGAAATGTGGCTTCATCACTATTCCTTGGAGATGTATCAAAAAATGCAGTCCCCTCACGCCAAG GAGTCGTTCACGCCTACTGAGGAGCATGTGTTGGTGGTGCGCCTGCTGCTGAAGCACTTGCACGCTTTTGCCAACAGCCTGAAGCCAGAGCAGGCTTCGCCGTCCGCCCACTCCCACGCCACCAGTCCCCTGGAGGAGTTCAAACG GGCCGCTGTCCCGAGGTTCGTCCAGCAGAAACTCTACCTCTTCCTGCAGCATTGCTTTGGCCACTGGCCCCTGGACGCATCGTTCAGAGCT GTCCTAGAGATGTGGCTGAGCTACCTGCAGCCATGGCGGTATGCACCTGACAAGCAGGCTCCGGGCAGCGACTCCCAGCCCCGGTGTGTGTCGGAGAAATG GGCGCCCTTTGTCCAGGAGAACCTACTGATGTACACCAAGTTGTTTGTGGGCTTCCTGAACCGCGCACTCCGCACAGACCTGGTCAGCCCCAAGCACGCGCTCATGGTGTTCCGAGTGGCCAAAGTCTTTGCCCAGCCCAACCTGGCTGAGATGATTCAGAAAG GTGAGCAGCTATTCCTGGAGCCAGAGCTGGTCATCTCCCACCGCCAGCACCGACTCTTCACGGCCCCCACATTCACTGGGAGCTTCCTGTCACCCTGGCCACCAGCAGTCACTGATGCCTCCTTCAAGGTGAAGAACCACGTCTACAGCCTGGAGGGCCAGGACTGCAAGTACACCCCGATGTTTGGGCCCGAAGCCCGCACCCTG GTCTTACGCCTTGCTCAGCTCATCACACAGGCCAAACACACAGCCAAGTCCATCTCAGACCAGTGTGCGGAGAGCCCGGCTGGCCACTCCTTCCTCTCATGGCTGGGCTTCAGCTCCATGGACACCAACGGCTCCTACCCAGCCAACGATCTAGACGAGATGGGGCAAGACAGCGTCCGGAAGACAGATGAATATCTGGAGAAGGCCCTGGAGTACCTGCGCCAGATATTCCGG CTCAGCGAAGCACAGCTCAGGCAGTTCACGCTCGCCTTGGGCACCACCCAGGATGAGAATGGAAAAAAGCAGCTTCCCGACTGCATTGTGGGTGAGGACGGACTCATCCTCACGCCCCTGGGGCGGTACCAG ATCATCAATGGGCTGCGAAGGTTTGAAATTGAGTACCAGGGGGACCCAGAGCTGCAGCCCATCCGCAGCTATGAGATCGCCAGCTTGGTCCGCACGCTCTTCAGGCTGTCGTCTGCCATCAACCGCAGA TTTGCAGGACAGATGGCGGCTCTGTGTTCCCGGGATGACTTCCTCGGCAGCTTCTGTCGCTACCACCTCACAGAACCTGGGCTGGCTAGCAGGCACCTGCTGAGCCCCGTGGTGCGGAGGCAGGTGGCTGGCTACACCCGTGGCCCCAGGCTCAGCCTGCGCTTCCTGGGCAGTTACCGGACGCTGGTCTCGCTGCTGCTGGCCTTCTTGGTGGCCTCTCTGTTCTGCGTCGGGCCCCTCCCATGCACGCTGCTGCTCACCCTGGGCTATGTCCTCTACGCCTCTGCCATGACCCTGCTGACCGAGCGGGGGAAGCTGCACCAGCCCTGA
- the SMPD4 gene encoding sphingomyelin phosphodiesterase 4 isoform X16, with translation MPFASYGLHHTSLLKRHISHQTSVNADPASHEIWRSETLLQVFVEMWLHHYSLEMYQKMQSPHAKESFTPTEEHVLVVRLLLKHLHAFANSLKPEQASPSAHSHATSPLEEFKRAAVPRFVQQKLYLFLQHCFGHWPLDASFRAVLEMWLSYLQPWRYAPDKQAPGSDSQPRCVSEKWAPFVQENLLMYTKLFVGFLNRALRTDLVSPKHALMVFRVAKVFAQPNLAEMIQKGEQLFLEPELVISHRQHRLFTAPTFTGSFLSPWPPAVTDASFKVKNHVYSLEGQDCKYTPMFGPEARTLVLRLAQLITQAKHTAKSISDQCAESPAGHSFLSWLGFSSMDTNGSYPANDLDEMGQDSVRKTDEYLEKALEYLRQIFRLSEAQLRQFTLALGTTQDENGKKQLPDCIVGEDGLILTPLGRYQIINGLRRFEIEYQGDPELQPIRSYEIASLVRTLFRLSSAINRRFAGQMAALCSRDDFLGSFCRYHLTEPGLASRHLLSPVVRRQVAGYTRGPRLSLRFLGSYRTLVSLLLAFLVASLFCVGPLPCTLLLTLGYVLYASAMTLLTERGKLHQP, from the exons ATGCCCTTTGCTTCCTATGGCCTCCACCACACTAGCCTCCTGAAGCGACACATCTCTCATCAGACGTCTGTGAATGCAGACCCCGCCTCCCACGAGATCTGGAGGTCAGAAACTCTGCTCCAG GTTTTTGTTGAAATGTGGCTTCATCACTATTCCTTGGAGATGTATCAAAAAATGCAGTCCCCTCACGCCAAG GAGTCGTTCACGCCTACTGAGGAGCATGTGTTGGTGGTGCGCCTGCTGCTGAAGCACTTGCACGCTTTTGCCAACAGCCTGAAGCCAGAGCAGGCTTCGCCGTCCGCCCACTCCCACGCCACCAGTCCCCTGGAGGAGTTCAAACG GGCCGCTGTCCCGAGGTTCGTCCAGCAGAAACTCTACCTCTTCCTGCAGCATTGCTTTGGCCACTGGCCCCTGGACGCATCGTTCAGAGCT GTCCTAGAGATGTGGCTGAGCTACCTGCAGCCATGGCGGTATGCACCTGACAAGCAGGCTCCGGGCAGCGACTCCCAGCCCCGGTGTGTGTCGGAGAAATG GGCGCCCTTTGTCCAGGAGAACCTACTGATGTACACCAAGTTGTTTGTGGGCTTCCTGAACCGCGCACTCCGCACAGACCTGGTCAGCCCCAAGCACGCGCTCATGGTGTTCCGAGTGGCCAAAGTCTTTGCCCAGCCCAACCTGGCTGAGATGATTCAGAAAG GTGAGCAGCTATTCCTGGAGCCAGAGCTGGTCATCTCCCACCGCCAGCACCGACTCTTCACGGCCCCCACATTCACTGGGAGCTTCCTGTCACCCTGGCCACCAGCAGTCACTGATGCCTCCTTCAAGGTGAAGAACCACGTCTACAGCCTGGAGGGCCAGGACTGCAAGTACACCCCGATGTTTGGGCCCGAAGCCCGCACCCTG GTCTTACGCCTTGCTCAGCTCATCACACAGGCCAAACACACAGCCAAGTCCATCTCAGACCAGTGTGCGGAGAGCCCGGCTGGCCACTCCTTCCTCTCATGGCTGGGCTTCAGCTCCATGGACACCAACGGCTCCTACCCAGCCAACGATCTAGACGAGATGGGGCAAGACAGCGTCCGGAAGACAGATGAATATCTGGAGAAGGCCCTGGAGTACCTGCGCCAGATATTCCGG CTCAGCGAAGCACAGCTCAGGCAGTTCACGCTCGCCTTGGGCACCACCCAGGATGAGAATGGAAAAAAGCAGCTTCCCGACTGCATTGTGGGTGAGGACGGACTCATCCTCACGCCCCTGGGGCGGTACCAG ATCATCAATGGGCTGCGAAGGTTTGAAATTGAGTACCAGGGGGACCCAGAGCTGCAGCCCATCCGCAGCTATGAGATCGCCAGCTTGGTCCGCACGCTCTTCAGGCTGTCGTCTGCCATCAACCGCAGA TTTGCAGGACAGATGGCGGCTCTGTGTTCCCGGGATGACTTCCTCGGCAGCTTCTGTCGCTACCACCTCACAGAACCTGGGCTGGCTAGCAGGCACCTGCTGAGCCCCGTGGTGCGGAGGCAGGTGGCTGGCTACACCCGTGGCCCCAGGCTCAGCCTGCGCTTCCTGGGCAGTTACCGGACGCTGGTCTCGCTGCTGCTGGCCTTCTTGGTGGCCTCTCTGTTCTGCGTCGGGCCCCTCCCATGCACGCTGCTGCTCACCCTGGGCTATGTCCTCTACGCCTCTGCCATGACCCTGCTGACCGAGCGGGGGAAGCTGCACCAGCCCTGA
- the SMPD4 gene encoding sphingomyelin phosphodiesterase 4 isoform X19, translating to MPFASYGLHHTSLLKRHISHQTSVNADPASHEIWRSETLLQVFVEMWLHHYSLEMYQKMQSPHAKESFTPTEEHVLVVRLLLKHLHAFANSLKPEQASPSAHSHATSPLEEFKRAAVPRFVQQKLYLFLQHCFGHWPLDASFRAVLEMWLSYLQPWRYAPDKQAPGSDSQPRCVSEKWAPFVQENLLMYTKLFVGFLNRALRTDLVSPKHALMVFRVAKVFAQPNLAEMIQKGEQLFLEPELVISHRQHRLFTAPTFTGSFLSPWPPAVTDASFKVKNHVYSLEGQDCKYTPMFGPEARTLVLRLAQLITQAKHTAKSISDQCAESPAGHSFLSWLGFSSMDTNGSYPANDLDEMGQDSVRKTDEYLEKALEYLRQIFRIINGLRRFEIEYQGDPELQPIRSYEIASLVRTLFRLSSAINRRFAGQMAALCSRDDFLGSFCRYHLTEPGLASRHLLSPVVRRQVAGYTRGPRLSLRFLGSYRTLVSLLLAFLVASLFCVGPLPCTLLLTLGYVLYASAMTLLTERGKLHQP from the exons ATGCCCTTTGCTTCCTATGGCCTCCACCACACTAGCCTCCTGAAGCGACACATCTCTCATCAGACGTCTGTGAATGCAGACCCCGCCTCCCACGAGATCTGGAGGTCAGAAACTCTGCTCCAG GTTTTTGTTGAAATGTGGCTTCATCACTATTCCTTGGAGATGTATCAAAAAATGCAGTCCCCTCACGCCAAG GAGTCGTTCACGCCTACTGAGGAGCATGTGTTGGTGGTGCGCCTGCTGCTGAAGCACTTGCACGCTTTTGCCAACAGCCTGAAGCCAGAGCAGGCTTCGCCGTCCGCCCACTCCCACGCCACCAGTCCCCTGGAGGAGTTCAAACG GGCCGCTGTCCCGAGGTTCGTCCAGCAGAAACTCTACCTCTTCCTGCAGCATTGCTTTGGCCACTGGCCCCTGGACGCATCGTTCAGAGCT GTCCTAGAGATGTGGCTGAGCTACCTGCAGCCATGGCGGTATGCACCTGACAAGCAGGCTCCGGGCAGCGACTCCCAGCCCCGGTGTGTGTCGGAGAAATG GGCGCCCTTTGTCCAGGAGAACCTACTGATGTACACCAAGTTGTTTGTGGGCTTCCTGAACCGCGCACTCCGCACAGACCTGGTCAGCCCCAAGCACGCGCTCATGGTGTTCCGAGTGGCCAAAGTCTTTGCCCAGCCCAACCTGGCTGAGATGATTCAGAAAG GTGAGCAGCTATTCCTGGAGCCAGAGCTGGTCATCTCCCACCGCCAGCACCGACTCTTCACGGCCCCCACATTCACTGGGAGCTTCCTGTCACCCTGGCCACCAGCAGTCACTGATGCCTCCTTCAAGGTGAAGAACCACGTCTACAGCCTGGAGGGCCAGGACTGCAAGTACACCCCGATGTTTGGGCCCGAAGCCCGCACCCTG GTCTTACGCCTTGCTCAGCTCATCACACAGGCCAAACACACAGCCAAGTCCATCTCAGACCAGTGTGCGGAGAGCCCGGCTGGCCACTCCTTCCTCTCATGGCTGGGCTTCAGCTCCATGGACACCAACGGCTCCTACCCAGCCAACGATCTAGACGAGATGGGGCAAGACAGCGTCCGGAAGACAGATGAATATCTGGAGAAGGCCCTGGAGTACCTGCGCCAGATATTCCGG ATCATCAATGGGCTGCGAAGGTTTGAAATTGAGTACCAGGGGGACCCAGAGCTGCAGCCCATCCGCAGCTATGAGATCGCCAGCTTGGTCCGCACGCTCTTCAGGCTGTCGTCTGCCATCAACCGCAGA TTTGCAGGACAGATGGCGGCTCTGTGTTCCCGGGATGACTTCCTCGGCAGCTTCTGTCGCTACCACCTCACAGAACCTGGGCTGGCTAGCAGGCACCTGCTGAGCCCCGTGGTGCGGAGGCAGGTGGCTGGCTACACCCGTGGCCCCAGGCTCAGCCTGCGCTTCCTGGGCAGTTACCGGACGCTGGTCTCGCTGCTGCTGGCCTTCTTGGTGGCCTCTCTGTTCTGCGTCGGGCCCCTCCCATGCACGCTGCTGCTCACCCTGGGCTATGTCCTCTACGCCTCTGCCATGACCCTGCTGACCGAGCGGGGGAAGCTGCACCAGCCCTGA
- the SMPD4 gene encoding sphingomyelin phosphodiesterase 4 isoform X14 has translation MPFASYGLHHTSLLKRHISHQTSVNADPASHEIWRSETLLQVFVEMWLHHYSLEMYQKMQSPHAKLEVLHYRLSVSSALYSPAQPSLQALHAYQESFTPTEEHVLVVRLLLKHLHAFANSLKPEQASPSAHSHATSPLEEFKRAAVPRFVQQKLYLFLQHCFGHWPLDASFRAVLEMWLSYLQPWRYAPDKQAPGSDSQPRCVSEKWAPFVQENLLMYTKLFVGFLNRALRTDLVSPKHALMVFRVAKVFAQPNLAEMIQKGEQLFLEPELVISHRQHRLFTAPTFTGSFLSPWPPAVTDASFKVKNHVYSLEGQDCKYTPMFGPEARTLVLRLAQLITQAKHTAKSISDQCAESPAGHSFLSWLGFSSMDTNGSYPANDLDEMGQDSVRKTDEYLEKALEYLRQIFRLSEAQLRQFTLALGTTQDENGKKQLPDCIVGEDGLILTPLGRYQIINGLRRFEIEYQGDPELQPIRSYEIASLVRTLFRLSSAINRRFAGQMAALCSRDDFLGSFCRYHLTEPGLASRHLLSPVVRRQVAGYTRGPRLSLRFLGSYRTLVSLLLAFLVASLFCVGPLPCTLLLTLGYVLYASAMTLLTERGKLHQP, from the exons ATGCCCTTTGCTTCCTATGGCCTCCACCACACTAGCCTCCTGAAGCGACACATCTCTCATCAGACGTCTGTGAATGCAGACCCCGCCTCCCACGAGATCTGGAGGTCAGAAACTCTGCTCCAG GTTTTTGTTGAAATGTGGCTTCATCACTATTCCTTGGAGATGTATCAAAAAATGCAGTCCCCTCACGCCAAG CTGGAGGTTCTGCACTACCGACTCAGTGTCTCCAGCGCCCTCTACAGCCCCGCCCAACCCAGCCTCCAGGCCCTCCACGCCTACCAA GAGTCGTTCACGCCTACTGAGGAGCATGTGTTGGTGGTGCGCCTGCTGCTGAAGCACTTGCACGCTTTTGCCAACAGCCTGAAGCCAGAGCAGGCTTCGCCGTCCGCCCACTCCCACGCCACCAGTCCCCTGGAGGAGTTCAAACG GGCCGCTGTCCCGAGGTTCGTCCAGCAGAAACTCTACCTCTTCCTGCAGCATTGCTTTGGCCACTGGCCCCTGGACGCATCGTTCAGAGCT GTCCTAGAGATGTGGCTGAGCTACCTGCAGCCATGGCGGTATGCACCTGACAAGCAGGCTCCGGGCAGCGACTCCCAGCCCCGGTGTGTGTCGGAGAAATG GGCGCCCTTTGTCCAGGAGAACCTACTGATGTACACCAAGTTGTTTGTGGGCTTCCTGAACCGCGCACTCCGCACAGACCTGGTCAGCCCCAAGCACGCGCTCATGGTGTTCCGAGTGGCCAAAGTCTTTGCCCAGCCCAACCTGGCTGAGATGATTCAGAAAG GTGAGCAGCTATTCCTGGAGCCAGAGCTGGTCATCTCCCACCGCCAGCACCGACTCTTCACGGCCCCCACATTCACTGGGAGCTTCCTGTCACCCTGGCCACCAGCAGTCACTGATGCCTCCTTCAAGGTGAAGAACCACGTCTACAGCCTGGAGGGCCAGGACTGCAAGTACACCCCGATGTTTGGGCCCGAAGCCCGCACCCTG GTCTTACGCCTTGCTCAGCTCATCACACAGGCCAAACACACAGCCAAGTCCATCTCAGACCAGTGTGCGGAGAGCCCGGCTGGCCACTCCTTCCTCTCATGGCTGGGCTTCAGCTCCATGGACACCAACGGCTCCTACCCAGCCAACGATCTAGACGAGATGGGGCAAGACAGCGTCCGGAAGACAGATGAATATCTGGAGAAGGCCCTGGAGTACCTGCGCCAGATATTCCGG CTCAGCGAAGCACAGCTCAGGCAGTTCACGCTCGCCTTGGGCACCACCCAGGATGAGAATGGAAAAAAGCAGCTTCCCGACTGCATTGTGGGTGAGGACGGACTCATCCTCACGCCCCTGGGGCGGTACCAG ATCATCAATGGGCTGCGAAGGTTTGAAATTGAGTACCAGGGGGACCCAGAGCTGCAGCCCATCCGCAGCTATGAGATCGCCAGCTTGGTCCGCACGCTCTTCAGGCTGTCGTCTGCCATCAACCGCAGA TTTGCAGGACAGATGGCGGCTCTGTGTTCCCGGGATGACTTCCTCGGCAGCTTCTGTCGCTACCACCTCACAGAACCTGGGCTGGCTAGCAGGCACCTGCTGAGCCCCGTGGTGCGGAGGCAGGTGGCTGGCTACACCCGTGGCCCCAGGCTCAGCCTGCGCTTCCTGGGCAGTTACCGGACGCTGGTCTCGCTGCTGCTGGCCTTCTTGGTGGCCTCTCTGTTCTGCGTCGGGCCCCTCCCATGCACGCTGCTGCTCACCCTGGGCTATGTCCTCTACGCCTCTGCCATGACCCTGCTGACCGAGCGGGGGAAGCTGCACCAGCCCTGA
- the SMPD4 gene encoding sphingomyelin phosphodiesterase 4 isoform X10: MPLCHLPSRLLHSVLVRGLLRSPFSTLHWRLLWRSLTSSSPAFYWTPAMPFASYGLHHTSLLKRHISHQTSVNADPASHEIWRSETLLQVFVEMWLHHYSLEMYQKMQSPHAKLEVLHYRLSVSSALYSPAQPSLQALHAYQESFTPTEEHVLVVRLLLKHLHAFANSLKPEQASPSAHSHATSPLEEFKRAAVPRFVQQKLYLFLQHCFGHWPLDASFRAVLEMWLSYLQPWRYAPDKQAPGSDSQPRCVSEKWAPFVQENLLMYTKLFVGFLNRALRTDLVSPKHALMVFRVAKVFAQPNLAEMIQKGEQLFLEPELVISHRQHRLFTAPTFTGSFLSPWPPAVTDASFKVKNHVYSLEGQDCKYTPMFGPEARTLVLRLAQLITQAKHTAKSISDQCAESPAGHSFLSWLGFSSMDTNGSYPANDLDEMGQDSVRKTDEYLEKALEYLRQIFRLSEAQLRQFTLALGTTQDENGKKQLPDCIVGEDGLILTPLGRYQIINGLRRFEIEYQGDPELQPIRSYEIASLVRTLFRLSSAINRRFAGQMAALCSRDDFLGSFCRYHLTEPGLASRHLLSPVVRRQVAGYTRGPRLSLRFLGSYRTLVSLLLAFLVASLFCVGPLPCTLLLTLGYVLYASAMTLLTERGKLHQP, encoded by the exons GACACCAGCCATGCCCTTTGCTTCCTATGGCCTCCACCACACTAGCCTCCTGAAGCGACACATCTCTCATCAGACGTCTGTGAATGCAGACCCCGCCTCCCACGAGATCTGGAGGTCAGAAACTCTGCTCCAG GTTTTTGTTGAAATGTGGCTTCATCACTATTCCTTGGAGATGTATCAAAAAATGCAGTCCCCTCACGCCAAG CTGGAGGTTCTGCACTACCGACTCAGTGTCTCCAGCGCCCTCTACAGCCCCGCCCAACCCAGCCTCCAGGCCCTCCACGCCTACCAA GAGTCGTTCACGCCTACTGAGGAGCATGTGTTGGTGGTGCGCCTGCTGCTGAAGCACTTGCACGCTTTTGCCAACAGCCTGAAGCCAGAGCAGGCTTCGCCGTCCGCCCACTCCCACGCCACCAGTCCCCTGGAGGAGTTCAAACG GGCCGCTGTCCCGAGGTTCGTCCAGCAGAAACTCTACCTCTTCCTGCAGCATTGCTTTGGCCACTGGCCCCTGGACGCATCGTTCAGAGCT GTCCTAGAGATGTGGCTGAGCTACCTGCAGCCATGGCGGTATGCACCTGACAAGCAGGCTCCGGGCAGCGACTCCCAGCCCCGGTGTGTGTCGGAGAAATG GGCGCCCTTTGTCCAGGAGAACCTACTGATGTACACCAAGTTGTTTGTGGGCTTCCTGAACCGCGCACTCCGCACAGACCTGGTCAGCCCCAAGCACGCGCTCATGGTGTTCCGAGTGGCCAAAGTCTTTGCCCAGCCCAACCTGGCTGAGATGATTCAGAAAG GTGAGCAGCTATTCCTGGAGCCAGAGCTGGTCATCTCCCACCGCCAGCACCGACTCTTCACGGCCCCCACATTCACTGGGAGCTTCCTGTCACCCTGGCCACCAGCAGTCACTGATGCCTCCTTCAAGGTGAAGAACCACGTCTACAGCCTGGAGGGCCAGGACTGCAAGTACACCCCGATGTTTGGGCCCGAAGCCCGCACCCTG GTCTTACGCCTTGCTCAGCTCATCACACAGGCCAAACACACAGCCAAGTCCATCTCAGACCAGTGTGCGGAGAGCCCGGCTGGCCACTCCTTCCTCTCATGGCTGGGCTTCAGCTCCATGGACACCAACGGCTCCTACCCAGCCAACGATCTAGACGAGATGGGGCAAGACAGCGTCCGGAAGACAGATGAATATCTGGAGAAGGCCCTGGAGTACCTGCGCCAGATATTCCGG CTCAGCGAAGCACAGCTCAGGCAGTTCACGCTCGCCTTGGGCACCACCCAGGATGAGAATGGAAAAAAGCAGCTTCCCGACTGCATTGTGGGTGAGGACGGACTCATCCTCACGCCCCTGGGGCGGTACCAG ATCATCAATGGGCTGCGAAGGTTTGAAATTGAGTACCAGGGGGACCCAGAGCTGCAGCCCATCCGCAGCTATGAGATCGCCAGCTTGGTCCGCACGCTCTTCAGGCTGTCGTCTGCCATCAACCGCAGA TTTGCAGGACAGATGGCGGCTCTGTGTTCCCGGGATGACTTCCTCGGCAGCTTCTGTCGCTACCACCTCACAGAACCTGGGCTGGCTAGCAGGCACCTGCTGAGCCCCGTGGTGCGGAGGCAGGTGGCTGGCTACACCCGTGGCCCCAGGCTCAGCCTGCGCTTCCTGGGCAGTTACCGGACGCTGGTCTCGCTGCTGCTGGCCTTCTTGGTGGCCTCTCTGTTCTGCGTCGGGCCCCTCCCATGCACGCTGCTGCTCACCCTGGGCTATGTCCTCTACGCCTCTGCCATGACCCTGCTGACCGAGCGGGGGAAGCTGCACCAGCCCTGA
- the SMPD4 gene encoding sphingomyelin phosphodiesterase 4 isoform X17 — protein sequence MPFASYGLHHTSLLKRHISHQTSVNADPASHEIWRSETLLQVFVEMWLHHYSLEMYQKMQSPHAKLEVLHYRLSVSSALYSPAQPSLQALHAYQESFTPTEEHVLVVRLLLKHLHAFANSLKPEQASPSAHSHATSPLEEFKRAAVPRFVQQKLYLFLQHCFGHWPLDASFRAVLEMWLSYLQPWRYAPDKQAPGSDSQPRCVSEKWAPFVQENLLMYTKLFVGFLNRALRTDLVSPKHALMVFRVAKVFAQPNLAEMIQKGEQLFLEPELVISHRQHRLFTAPTFTGSFLSPWPPAVTDASFKVKNHVYSLEGQDCKYTPMFGPEARTLVLRLAQLITQAKHTAKSISDQCAESPAGHSFLSWLGFSSMDTNGSYPANDLDEMGQDSVRKTDEYLEKALEYLRQIFRIINGLRRFEIEYQGDPELQPIRSYEIASLVRTLFRLSSAINRRFAGQMAALCSRDDFLGSFCRYHLTEPGLASRHLLSPVVRRQVAGYTRGPRLSLRFLGSYRTLVSLLLAFLVASLFCVGPLPCTLLLTLGYVLYASAMTLLTERGKLHQP from the exons ATGCCCTTTGCTTCCTATGGCCTCCACCACACTAGCCTCCTGAAGCGACACATCTCTCATCAGACGTCTGTGAATGCAGACCCCGCCTCCCACGAGATCTGGAGGTCAGAAACTCTGCTCCAG GTTTTTGTTGAAATGTGGCTTCATCACTATTCCTTGGAGATGTATCAAAAAATGCAGTCCCCTCACGCCAAG CTGGAGGTTCTGCACTACCGACTCAGTGTCTCCAGCGCCCTCTACAGCCCCGCCCAACCCAGCCTCCAGGCCCTCCACGCCTACCAA GAGTCGTTCACGCCTACTGAGGAGCATGTGTTGGTGGTGCGCCTGCTGCTGAAGCACTTGCACGCTTTTGCCAACAGCCTGAAGCCAGAGCAGGCTTCGCCGTCCGCCCACTCCCACGCCACCAGTCCCCTGGAGGAGTTCAAACG GGCCGCTGTCCCGAGGTTCGTCCAGCAGAAACTCTACCTCTTCCTGCAGCATTGCTTTGGCCACTGGCCCCTGGACGCATCGTTCAGAGCT GTCCTAGAGATGTGGCTGAGCTACCTGCAGCCATGGCGGTATGCACCTGACAAGCAGGCTCCGGGCAGCGACTCCCAGCCCCGGTGTGTGTCGGAGAAATG GGCGCCCTTTGTCCAGGAGAACCTACTGATGTACACCAAGTTGTTTGTGGGCTTCCTGAACCGCGCACTCCGCACAGACCTGGTCAGCCCCAAGCACGCGCTCATGGTGTTCCGAGTGGCCAAAGTCTTTGCCCAGCCCAACCTGGCTGAGATGATTCAGAAAG GTGAGCAGCTATTCCTGGAGCCAGAGCTGGTCATCTCCCACCGCCAGCACCGACTCTTCACGGCCCCCACATTCACTGGGAGCTTCCTGTCACCCTGGCCACCAGCAGTCACTGATGCCTCCTTCAAGGTGAAGAACCACGTCTACAGCCTGGAGGGCCAGGACTGCAAGTACACCCCGATGTTTGGGCCCGAAGCCCGCACCCTG GTCTTACGCCTTGCTCAGCTCATCACACAGGCCAAACACACAGCCAAGTCCATCTCAGACCAGTGTGCGGAGAGCCCGGCTGGCCACTCCTTCCTCTCATGGCTGGGCTTCAGCTCCATGGACACCAACGGCTCCTACCCAGCCAACGATCTAGACGAGATGGGGCAAGACAGCGTCCGGAAGACAGATGAATATCTGGAGAAGGCCCTGGAGTACCTGCGCCAGATATTCCGG ATCATCAATGGGCTGCGAAGGTTTGAAATTGAGTACCAGGGGGACCCAGAGCTGCAGCCCATCCGCAGCTATGAGATCGCCAGCTTGGTCCGCACGCTCTTCAGGCTGTCGTCTGCCATCAACCGCAGA TTTGCAGGACAGATGGCGGCTCTGTGTTCCCGGGATGACTTCCTCGGCAGCTTCTGTCGCTACCACCTCACAGAACCTGGGCTGGCTAGCAGGCACCTGCTGAGCCCCGTGGTGCGGAGGCAGGTGGCTGGCTACACCCGTGGCCCCAGGCTCAGCCTGCGCTTCCTGGGCAGTTACCGGACGCTGGTCTCGCTGCTGCTGGCCTTCTTGGTGGCCTCTCTGTTCTGCGTCGGGCCCCTCCCATGCACGCTGCTGCTCACCCTGGGCTATGTCCTCTACGCCTCTGCCATGACCCTGCTGACCGAGCGGGGGAAGCTGCACCAGCCCTGA